The proteins below come from a single Drosophila suzukii chromosome X, CBGP_Dsuzu_IsoJpt1.0, whole genome shotgun sequence genomic window:
- the Scamp gene encoding secretory carrier-associated membrane protein 5, which yields MSGSGLDENPFGEPNLDNPFADPAIQQAQQAFRGGAALVSLEDYNPFEEQAKPQLQINSTNTAAVVQPLSQNIPPPQTSSLGASAPSTSIQITSEELQRRQEELDRKAAELDRREQQLQGNVPQLNNWPPLPDNFCVKPCFYQDFEVEIPPEFQKLVKRLYYIWIFYTMTLLANVIGGLILLFHAGEFETLFLAIFYTMLFSPASYVCWFRPAYKAFRNDSSFNFMVFFFIYFFQTLYSIVQTVGFSKMGYCGFITAIGQFDSSASGIIVGILLLLVSFCFATVAVANVLMITKIHSIYRSTGASMAKAQAEFTTEFLRNQHVQEAASSAVNTAINSQFNNSRY from the exons ATGTCCGGCTCCGGTCTCGACGAGAATCCCTTCGGGGAGCCCAACCTGGACAATCCGTTTGCG GATCCCGCCATCCAGCAGGCACAGCAGGCCTTCAGGGGCGGCGCCGCCCTGGTCTCTCTGGAGGATTACAACCCGTTCGAGGAGCAGGCCAAGCCGCAGTTGCAGATCAACTCGACCAACACGGCGGCGGTGGTCCAGCCGCTGTCGCAGAACATTCCGCCCCCACAGACCAGTTCCCTGGGCGCATCGGCGCCGAGCACCAGCATACAGATCACCTCGGAGGAGTTGCAG CGACGGCAGGAGGAACTGGACCGCAAGGCCGCCGAGCTGGACCGCCGggagcagcagctgcaggGCAACGTGCCACAGCTGAACAACTGGCCACCGCTGCCGGACAACTTCTGTGTGAAGCCGTGCTTCTACCAGGACTTCGAGGTGGAGATTCCACCCGAGTTCCAGAAACTGGTCAAGCGATTGTACTACATTTGGATTT TTTACACCATGACGTTGTTGGCCAACGTGATCGGAGGTCTAATTTTGCTGTTCCATGCTGGCGAATTCGAAACCTTATTCCTGGCCATCTTCTACACGATGCTCTTCTCGCCCGCCTCGTATGTTTGCTG GTTCCGACCAGCGTACAAGGCATTCCGCAACGACTCGAGCTTCAACTTCATGGTCTTCTTCTTCATCTACTTCTTTCAAACGCTGTACTCGATTGTGCAGACGGTGGGCTTCAGCAAGATGGGCTACTGCGGTTTCATCACTGCCATTGGGCAGTTTGATAGCTCTGCGTCGGGCATCATCGTCGGCAtcctgctgttgctggtgtcCTTCTGTTTTGCCACGGTGGCGGTGGCCAATGTGCTGATGATCACCAAGATTCACTCCATCTACCGCAGCACAGGGGCCAGTATGGCCAAGGCCCAGGCGGAGTTCACCACCGAGTTTCTGCGCAACCAGCATGTCCAGGAGGCGGCCTCCTCGGCCGTCAACACGGCCATCAACTCGCAGTTCAACAACAGCAGGTACTAA